A portion of the Paenibacillus hamazuiensis genome contains these proteins:
- a CDS encoding S-layer homology domain-containing protein, translating to MIGKKLKAKISLLLVAALTASSVQAGAPGGTVGWRLLQTVPAEAASVIGTVYGSPKAGAGSVTGSTYAPARGLTAAPPAPTGGSWVSPSFDRINLAWEGGNGGFHYRIYRDGMQIAQTDEMAYTDQPLPERSAIDYTVTAVADDGTESAPLHIYAGTPTKGETLLSESETHIPGNDSVMTMAMSGDGQVAAFVSRATNLLPGIGDAENGILYIRNLATGRLTAGYNLQNHSPLTGVRSLSLNRDGSLIAFSAKEADQVEHVFVAEPGSGKLTRITQGTHGGGAPSLTAAGDRVAFITDEALVSEDTNELKDVYVMNVAGGGPPTLIPRPELAFGPITEPRISADGFHVLFAVEPQPRLTFGGFGVQGLFQYDLKQGALTAVDGYYSGYSQSADGRYVAYGKQGSIYLYDRQTSVSSMIVEGSSGGMIYQSPVLDADGNRLVYEFTDYSGTGAGMLNGSGAIWHDLATHTVKRVGHPASYTADESISEDGSRVGYRGEYMGELDPNGHNRTAAFADCPNGCAAAPPQENRLDIVDWQAAGLLHGQIRLSGTILIEAEGSSHAKSVIAHVEYMVYAADSSSLEKRRTDVLLSELAAKAGSYQGVFTVPAGATEITSIQVELTSGQGEPNVRNAARLPLQVAGAESVTLQAPDMSYLAGAKLVAWSPTLRTGATALYSGTPDILLALPSGDDYRLSLIGTDGALMAELFPVVVQSGLTGRQHLQVDVPADLTVEVSDDEGHPIASAVVVLQDPESGRALASSYTDEQGKAKLKTGKVGERRRLQIQITGPYLIPEPETIRLERGLTVKKEVAVKYGTVTGIIKDIDGMAQPGLTVQGISAGKKAIAKTDNSGHYTMRLPEGYAVFSIAREGQGTLYSSMIRQFPYVWYGREVSLDAVVYSVGTGLVQLKLFEERLGKQRQKLDFSSARYSLKVSDGLGNDIGSYVETGNTLRLTGIQDRSLNVCIQERMGQLSACGQVALDDSNSGELELVLREEGAIAGNIQPADPSQTGMITADLSAVDEKGNSIGGSFRFSVSPGAFRLGIAKAGKYELRLTADSAVPGRKNRASVAFRVLSGETLELDPIRLQDDGVFRDSRTNRLEAGAEVSRDGVISLRGTYRNGGSKPAEHAALLVSVPSGTSLVAGSVALNGVPVPADAILTTGAAGYEIAIPGSIAPEESGVLTYKLRAENAAGDVVEPSLRIVYSVQNRQAEELIGVATAALNDVSLHAPETVVKSDFMVDGKAPAGSTVTITDGGEVAGQTQASGDGTWRTRVRLSDRGEDGLHQLRAEASSAGRMRTSQPAWVKLDPLAAQPKELRISSLLHNRNAAMIKADLTDGVAQFQFSIDPLMPLFFSVSFQRPEQIDKVQLHLGGENIPLTYNPLLQQFEGFKLSSQANLGSIWLTYVTKPAPYTANLSEQELLQKLPEGIRSYTGAVTQAETDVPHSLAASSTRQNLAAVTLTSPQTPGEKIEVNYFAEPVADFHPSPLPEGAPPVYDLQYHFNREKKTVTVSAIVPVDQAASMLPATKEAAKLVRALSQDPIAVIRVGADIKYELGKVTPGSGSATDIFGVLKSGYDYKKRMDDMNAMLDQVMGSECLPPHYSQYYADRLNDLSERLIENLVTRYTLQVAGMALAASGVGFLAGAATMAASMAINARLDSLWLDQWNDLQQELQTDQANADCKKKDDRQNNSGDGSSGGQVTGSRRGPGGGAQRPSGKGSHQRVADPTWIYDPSGYVYEAVPSNRIGGVKATAYYLNSDGSWLPWDAASYLQSNPLTTDSEGKYGWDVPEGTWQVLYEKTGYEPASSPVLQVLPPHYDVNVGIVSKQAPEVNALWQERDGSKLQLRFTKYMDPTALGTQTVTVSRAVYGQGEDPSVPVRIEPADAEQDPQGRTWAKTFRIVPLQPFAMNTKYRVRVEPYVQSYAGVPMGGGYDVTIEVTDHLPPFTDIAENVQTAVSSDTIVLMWSEEPNGMRDHYRLQWSREGGASSEGEMTIDAGVGSAVATGLQADQAYRLRLVSVARDGSESAGVTVTAKTLPADKLAADVTPPSIPADASAAIQNGRIHVAWTDPADSDFDRIVLRVKAPGAEAYGSPVYIAKGQKTYDSLPLNVYGTYRIQLMSSDIRDNESAPVTLETNYSGSSPSNNGNDGGSSSGDGGHSGGAKHSGNAPQAAAEVTVSAERSIYEWEEGAVKLQLADQAVPAGTKIKATPSSESGMELTPPANYLLGSPVYALEGDHPLSHPARLSIAYSAASLHGADPRRLGIYKKDPSLPEGWKYIGGAVNSAGSRITAEIGEWGTYAVMLYSREFSDLQGHWSRESLDILVSRHLLDGVDDSHYLPDLPITRAQASRLIMQLLRASGRELPPSGGENPTFRDVRRDDWFAADVAALSAASVIEGDDGSFRPEDPITREELVAMLQRAMRATPAKRTVSLESYSDASAVSEWAVESMKTAIAAGWIQGSTASRLEPRGLSTRAQAGTIMLRILQQAGVIEDLPGGSID from the coding sequence ATGATAGGGAAAAAGCTCAAAGCCAAAATCAGCCTTCTTCTGGTAGCCGCACTGACCGCATCGAGCGTACAGGCGGGGGCGCCCGGAGGGACGGTCGGCTGGCGGCTGCTGCAAACCGTCCCCGCTGAAGCGGCGTCCGTTATCGGCACCGTGTACGGCAGCCCCAAAGCGGGCGCCGGGTCGGTTACAGGCTCTACATATGCGCCTGCCCGCGGGTTGACCGCCGCTCCGCCCGCCCCGACGGGAGGCAGCTGGGTGTCCCCTTCGTTCGACCGGATTAACCTCGCTTGGGAAGGAGGAAACGGCGGGTTCCATTACCGCATTTACCGGGACGGCATGCAAATCGCTCAGACCGATGAGATGGCATATACGGACCAACCGCTTCCGGAGCGCAGTGCCATCGATTATACCGTGACGGCGGTGGCGGACGATGGCACAGAATCAGCCCCTCTGCATATTTATGCCGGGACCCCGACGAAGGGGGAGACTCTGCTGAGCGAATCCGAGACGCATATTCCCGGCAACGACTCGGTCATGACGATGGCGATGAGCGGTGACGGTCAGGTGGCGGCTTTTGTCTCAAGAGCGACCAATTTGCTGCCAGGCATCGGCGATGCGGAAAACGGGATATTGTATATTCGCAACCTGGCGACAGGACGGTTGACGGCCGGGTACAATCTGCAGAACCACTCACCGTTAACGGGTGTTCGCAGTTTGTCCCTGAACCGGGACGGCAGCCTCATCGCTTTCTCGGCGAAAGAAGCCGATCAAGTGGAGCATGTGTTCGTGGCGGAGCCGGGCAGCGGCAAATTGACGAGAATCACGCAGGGTACGCATGGAGGAGGGGCTCCAAGCTTGACGGCGGCGGGAGACCGCGTGGCTTTCATTACGGACGAAGCGCTGGTGAGCGAGGACACGAATGAGCTGAAGGACGTTTATGTAATGAATGTGGCGGGTGGGGGGCCACCGACCCTTATACCCAGGCCGGAATTGGCATTTGGACCCATCACCGAACCGCGCATTTCGGCCGACGGCTTCCATGTGCTCTTCGCTGTTGAGCCGCAGCCGCGGCTTACGTTCGGCGGCTTCGGAGTCCAGGGGCTTTTCCAATATGATCTGAAGCAAGGCGCGTTAACTGCCGTCGACGGGTATTACAGCGGGTACAGTCAATCTGCGGACGGCCGGTATGTGGCTTATGGAAAGCAGGGAAGCATTTACTTGTATGACCGGCAAACATCAGTCTCTTCCATGATCGTCGAGGGAAGCTCCGGGGGCATGATTTATCAATCGCCCGTATTGGATGCCGACGGGAACCGGCTGGTCTACGAATTTACGGATTATTCCGGAACGGGGGCAGGCATGCTGAACGGTTCCGGGGCGATCTGGCACGATCTTGCGACCCATACGGTCAAAAGGGTGGGCCATCCTGCCTCCTACACAGCCGACGAATCGATCAGCGAGGACGGCTCTCGCGTCGGATACCGGGGAGAATATATGGGAGAGCTGGACCCTAACGGACACAATCGCACGGCGGCTTTCGCGGATTGTCCGAACGGCTGTGCAGCAGCACCTCCCCAAGAAAATCGGCTCGATATAGTGGATTGGCAGGCTGCTGGGCTGCTTCATGGGCAGATTCGATTAAGTGGGACCATTCTCATTGAAGCCGAAGGCAGCAGCCACGCAAAGTCGGTAATCGCACACGTGGAGTATATGGTCTATGCTGCCGATTCCAGTTCGCTGGAGAAGCGACGTACGGATGTGCTGCTGTCAGAGCTTGCTGCCAAGGCTGGCTCTTACCAGGGCGTTTTCACCGTTCCGGCGGGTGCGACGGAGATTACTTCCATTCAGGTGGAACTGACAAGCGGGCAAGGAGAGCCGAACGTGCGAAATGCGGCGCGGCTGCCGCTGCAGGTGGCCGGTGCAGAAAGCGTCACGCTGCAAGCTCCGGACATGAGCTATTTGGCAGGAGCGAAGCTGGTGGCTTGGAGCCCTACCTTGCGAACCGGGGCTACGGCTCTTTACTCGGGAACTCCGGATATATTGTTGGCGCTGCCATCCGGCGACGATTACAGGCTGTCTCTGATCGGTACGGACGGCGCACTCATGGCCGAATTATTTCCCGTCGTCGTTCAATCCGGCCTCACCGGCAGGCAGCACCTTCAGGTAGACGTCCCGGCCGATTTGACCGTTGAAGTGAGTGACGACGAGGGTCATCCGATCGCATCCGCCGTCGTTGTGCTGCAGGATCCCGAAAGCGGACGCGCGTTGGCCTCCTCTTATACCGACGAGCAGGGCAAAGCCAAACTGAAGACGGGCAAGGTGGGCGAGCGGCGCCGGCTTCAAATTCAAATAACAGGCCCTTACTTGATTCCCGAACCGGAGACGATTCGGTTGGAACGGGGTTTGACCGTAAAAAAAGAGGTTGCGGTCAAATACGGCACCGTTACAGGCATTATTAAAGATATTGATGGCATGGCTCAGCCCGGGTTAACGGTTCAAGGGATCTCCGCAGGGAAAAAAGCAATCGCCAAAACCGATAATTCCGGACATTACACGATGAGATTGCCGGAAGGCTACGCCGTATTCTCCATTGCCCGGGAAGGCCAAGGCACGCTATACAGCTCCATGATCAGGCAATTTCCTTATGTGTGGTACGGTCGGGAGGTTTCTTTGGACGCTGTTGTGTATTCGGTCGGAACCGGCCTGGTTCAATTGAAATTATTCGAAGAACGGCTGGGAAAACAGCGGCAAAAACTGGACTTCAGCTCCGCAAGATATTCGCTTAAGGTATCGGACGGCTTGGGGAACGATATCGGCAGCTATGTGGAAACCGGTAATACCCTGAGGCTTACAGGCATTCAGGATCGCAGCTTAAACGTGTGCATTCAGGAAAGGATGGGCCAATTAAGCGCTTGTGGCCAGGTCGCTTTGGACGACTCCAACAGCGGGGAGCTTGAGCTGGTTTTGCGGGAAGAAGGCGCGATAGCGGGGAACATACAGCCGGCCGACCCGTCGCAAACCGGTATGATTACGGCGGACCTTTCGGCGGTCGACGAGAAGGGCAATTCGATCGGCGGCAGCTTCCGGTTCTCCGTAAGTCCCGGAGCTTTCCGTCTGGGCATTGCCAAAGCGGGCAAATACGAGCTGAGACTGACGGCGGACAGCGCGGTTCCAGGCAGGAAAAATCGGGCATCCGTTGCTTTCCGGGTGCTGTCCGGGGAAACGCTGGAGCTCGATCCGATTCGCCTTCAAGATGATGGAGTTTTCCGGGACAGCCGGACGAACCGGCTTGAGGCGGGGGCTGAAGTCTCTAGAGACGGAGTGATCTCCTTGCGGGGCACATATCGGAATGGCGGTAGTAAGCCGGCGGAGCATGCCGCATTACTCGTCTCCGTTCCGAGCGGGACGTCGCTGGTTGCGGGCAGTGTGGCCTTAAACGGTGTTCCGGTCCCCGCGGACGCGATCCTTACGACAGGAGCTGCGGGTTACGAAATTGCGATACCCGGATCTATCGCACCCGAGGAATCGGGCGTCCTGACTTATAAGCTTCGTGCGGAGAACGCAGCAGGGGATGTCGTGGAGCCGTCTTTAAGAATCGTCTACTCCGTCCAAAACCGGCAAGCCGAAGAGCTGATCGGCGTTGCGACGGCGGCTCTGAATGATGTCAGTCTCCATGCTCCCGAGACAGTGGTCAAGAGCGACTTTATGGTGGACGGCAAAGCTCCGGCGGGCAGCACGGTAACGATTACGGACGGAGGTGAAGTGGCCGGCCAAACGCAGGCGTCGGGGGACGGAACCTGGCGTACCCGAGTTCGCCTTAGCGACCGCGGAGAAGACGGACTGCATCAGCTGCGCGCTGAAGCGTCGTCCGCAGGACGGATGCGGACTTCGCAGCCGGCTTGGGTAAAGCTGGATCCGCTCGCGGCTCAGCCTAAGGAACTGCGGATATCCTCTCTCCTTCACAATCGAAACGCAGCGATGATCAAAGCGGATTTGACGGATGGGGTCGCTCAGTTTCAGTTTTCGATCGACCCGCTGATGCCGCTGTTCTTCTCGGTATCGTTTCAACGTCCGGAGCAAATCGACAAGGTTCAGCTGCATCTTGGAGGGGAAAATATTCCGCTCACATACAATCCGCTCCTGCAGCAGTTTGAAGGCTTCAAGCTGAGCAGCCAGGCAAATCTAGGCTCCATATGGCTGACCTATGTGACGAAGCCGGCTCCATATACCGCGAATCTAAGCGAGCAGGAGCTGCTGCAGAAGCTGCCGGAAGGCATTCGCAGCTATACGGGGGCCGTCACTCAAGCCGAAACGGATGTGCCGCATTCGCTCGCAGCAAGCTCCACCAGGCAAAATCTCGCCGCAGTGACGCTGACCTCACCCCAAACACCGGGGGAAAAGATCGAGGTGAACTATTTTGCCGAGCCTGTCGCCGATTTTCATCCTTCGCCTCTGCCTGAAGGGGCACCGCCCGTGTATGACCTGCAGTATCACTTTAACCGCGAGAAAAAGACGGTTACGGTCAGTGCGATCGTGCCTGTCGATCAGGCAGCGTCCATGCTGCCGGCAACCAAAGAAGCCGCCAAGCTGGTACGTGCGCTTTCGCAGGACCCGATTGCCGTCATTCGTGTCGGAGCCGATATAAAGTACGAGCTGGGGAAAGTGACGCCGGGATCCGGCTCGGCGACCGATATTTTCGGCGTGCTGAAGAGCGGTTACGACTACAAGAAACGTATGGATGACATGAACGCGATGCTGGACCAGGTCATGGGTTCGGAATGTCTGCCTCCGCATTATTCCCAGTATTATGCGGATAGGCTGAACGACTTGTCGGAACGGCTGATCGAAAATCTCGTCACGCGATATACGCTGCAGGTTGCAGGAATGGCGCTTGCCGCAAGCGGGGTCGGATTTCTGGCGGGCGCGGCGACCATGGCGGCCTCGATGGCCATAAACGCCCGGCTGGATTCGTTATGGCTGGATCAATGGAACGATCTTCAGCAGGAGCTGCAAACGGACCAAGCGAATGCGGACTGCAAGAAGAAGGATGACCGCCAAAATAATTCCGGAGACGGATCTTCCGGCGGACAGGTGACCGGCAGCCGCAGAGGACCCGGGGGCGGGGCGCAAAGGCCCTCCGGCAAAGGTTCTCATCAAAGGGTGGCCGACCCGACCTGGATCTATGACCCTAGCGGATATGTATATGAAGCAGTGCCTTCCAACCGAATCGGCGGCGTTAAGGCTACGGCTTACTACTTGAATTCAGACGGGAGCTGGCTGCCCTGGGACGCAGCATCCTATCTGCAAAGCAATCCGCTCACGACCGATTCCGAGGGAAAATACGGCTGGGATGTGCCGGAGGGGACTTGGCAGGTACTCTACGAGAAGACCGGCTACGAGCCCGCCAGCAGCCCGGTGCTGCAGGTGCTTCCGCCCCATTACGACGTCAATGTAGGCATCGTGTCGAAGCAGGCGCCGGAAGTCAATGCATTATGGCAGGAGCGCGATGGCTCCAAGCTGCAGCTTCGGTTTACGAAGTACATGGATCCAACTGCGTTGGGAACGCAGACCGTAACTGTGTCGCGCGCCGTCTACGGGCAAGGGGAGGACCCTTCCGTTCCGGTACGGATCGAACCGGCCGATGCCGAGCAGGATCCGCAGGGGCGTACGTGGGCGAAAACGTTCCGCATCGTGCCGCTGCAGCCCTTTGCGATGAACACGAAGTACCGTGTTCGCGTGGAACCGTACGTGCAGAGCTATGCGGGTGTGCCGATGGGCGGCGGGTATGACGTGACGATCGAAGTTACGGATCATCTCCCTCCCTTTACCGATATCGCCGAAAATGTCCAAACCGCCGTTTCCTCCGATACGATCGTTCTGATGTGGTCGGAGGAACCAAACGGCATGCGGGATCATTACCGATTGCAGTGGTCTAGGGAGGGTGGCGCTTCCTCGGAAGGGGAGATGACGATTGACGCGGGCGTCGGCAGCGCTGTCGCCACCGGTCTGCAAGCCGATCAGGCCTACCGGCTGCGGCTGGTTTCCGTGGCGCGTGACGGCAGCGAGTCTGCCGGCGTAACGGTGACGGCGAAGACTTTGCCGGCCGACAAGCTGGCAGCGGATGTGACGCCGCCATCGATACCGGCAGACGCTTCGGCAGCGATCCAAAACGGACGCATCCATGTCGCGTGGACCGATCCGGCCGACAGCGATTTTGACCGGATCGTCCTTCGCGTCAAAGCGCCCGGAGCGGAAGCGTACGGCAGTCCGGTTTATATCGCCAAAGGACAGAAAACCTACGATTCGCTGCCGCTGAATGTCTACGGGACTTACCGGATTCAGCTCATGTCGTCGGACATTCGGGACAATGAATCGGCCCCCGTCACGCTGGAGACGAATTATTCCGGCTCCAGCCCTTCAAATAACGGAAATGACGGAGGAAGCTCATCCGGGGACGGGGGCCACAGCGGCGGCGCGAAACATTCGGGAAATGCGCCTCAGGCAGCAGCGGAGGTGACGGTAAGCGCGGAGCGGTCCATTTATGAATGGGAAGAGGGCGCAGTGAAGCTTCAACTGGCCGACCAGGCGGTTCCTGCCGGGACCAAAATCAAGGCAACTCCATCGTCCGAAAGCGGTATGGAGCTGACGCCGCCTGCAAACTATCTTCTCGGTTCGCCCGTTTATGCGCTGGAAGGCGACCATCCTCTAAGTCATCCGGCTCGCCTTTCGATCGCTTATTCCGCTGCGTCGCTCCATGGCGCCGATCCGCGAAGGCTGGGGATTTACAAAAAAGATCCGTCTTTGCCGGAAGGGTGGAAATACATCGGCGGTGCGGTTAATAGCGCCGGAAGCCGTATTACGGCGGAAATCGGCGAGTGGGGAACCTATGCCGTCATGCTTTACAGCCGTGAGTTTTCCGATTTGCAGGGGCATTGGAGCCGGGAATCGCTGGACATTTTGGTTTCCCGGCACCTGCTGGACGGAGTGGACGATAGCCATTATCTCCCTGATTTGCCGATTACGAGAGCTCAGGCTTCTAGGCTGATCATGCAGCTGCTTCGCGCGTCGGGAAGGGAGCTGCCGCCGTCAGGCGGTGAAAATCCGACGTTCAGGGACGTTCGCCGGGATGATTGGTTTGCAGCCGATGTCGCTGCGCTTTCTGCAGCCTCCGTCATCGAGGGAGATGACGGATCCTTTCGGCCGGAAGACCCGATTACCCGCGAAGAGCTGGTCGCCATGCTGCAGCGCGCCATGAGGGCGACGCCGGCGAAGCGCACGGTCAGCCTGGAATCCTACTCGGATGCTAGTGCCGTCTCCGAATGGGCCGTCGAAAGCATGAAAACGGCGATCGCGGCAGGATGGATTCAAGGATCGACAGCCTCGCGACTGGAACCGAGAGGGCTGTCGACCAGGGCGCAGGCAGGTACGATCATGCTGCGAATCTTGCAGCAGGCCGGTGTGATCGAAGATTTGCCGGGCGGCTCAATCGATTAA
- a CDS encoding superoxide dismutase family protein, whose product MKTTFTMKHITGAFLCGAIFFAGVAGAAGPTQMSFDKVSMFVNGTDRTSSDGQYDNQGTKVPESLIYEGTTYVPIRKISELLGVSVYWEGTRKAVSIGNPYVVITDGSGKAIGHAELTPTDKGVKIHLEASGLTPGKHGFHIHQNPITNNDFNTAGGHFNPNGKKHGHDSPDGMHLGDMPNLEVGADGTAKADIIAEGASLDKGGANSLLGHSIVIHAKEDDGKTDPSGNSGDRIAGGNIPD is encoded by the coding sequence ATGAAAACGACTTTTACCATGAAGCATATTACCGGAGCTTTCCTATGCGGCGCCATCTTCTTCGCCGGTGTGGCGGGAGCCGCCGGGCCGACTCAGATGTCTTTTGACAAAGTAAGCATGTTCGTGAACGGCACGGACCGCACTTCCTCCGACGGCCAATACGACAATCAGGGCACCAAAGTGCCGGAGTCGCTCATCTACGAAGGCACCACATATGTGCCGATTAGGAAGATCAGCGAATTGCTCGGTGTATCCGTATACTGGGAGGGGACTCGGAAGGCCGTCTCGATCGGCAATCCTTACGTGGTGATTACGGATGGAAGCGGCAAGGCGATCGGTCATGCCGAGCTGACCCCAACAGATAAGGGCGTCAAAATCCACCTGGAAGCAAGCGGTCTGACCCCCGGCAAGCACGGCTTCCATATCCATCAGAACCCTATTACGAACAATGACTTCAACACGGCCGGCGGCCATTTTAACCCGAACGGGAAGAAGCACGGTCATGACAGTCCCGATGGAATGCACCTCGGGGATATGCCGAACCTCGAAGTCGGGGCAGACGGGACAGCGAAGGCTGACATCATTGCGGAAGGCGCTTCTTTAGATAAGGGGGGCGCGAATTCTTTGCTCGGACATTCGATCGTCATTCACGCCAAAGAGGATGACGGCAAGACGGATCCTTCCGGCAACTCCGGTGACCGGATTGCGGGCGGCAACATCCCTGACTGA
- a CDS encoding ribose-phosphate diphosphokinase encodes MSGEIKIFAGSSGKTFADKMCRYLGAEVGKSEVFTFSDGNTFVRVGETVRDRDVYLVQPIGLKPNDEFVEILFWIDAFKRASANSVTVILPYFSYAKGDKKDEPRVSIRARVCADALETAGADRIVAMDLHSHQIQGFFKKPVDHLFAQPVLCEAIMRMSLSDLVVVSPDAGFAKQARKFADYLGAPLAIGDKTRKEHNERAELLELIGDVDGKTALIVDDFSISGGTLIEVANMLRQRGAVRILACLSHLVLSEAAVKKLDASPIEIVIGTDSVENPHLVHSDKIKVVSVAPLFGEVVSRIHMRESVSPLFDTVPEKLIML; translated from the coding sequence ATGAGCGGTGAAATCAAGATTTTTGCAGGAAGCTCCGGCAAAACCTTTGCGGACAAAATGTGCCGGTATTTGGGGGCCGAGGTGGGCAAATCCGAAGTGTTTACTTTTTCCGACGGAAACACGTTCGTTAGGGTCGGTGAGACCGTTCGGGATAGGGACGTCTACCTCGTACAGCCGATCGGGCTGAAGCCCAACGACGAGTTTGTCGAAATTTTATTTTGGATCGATGCCTTCAAGAGAGCCAGCGCCAATTCGGTTACCGTCATTTTGCCTTATTTCAGCTATGCCAAGGGGGATAAGAAGGACGAGCCCAGGGTATCGATCAGAGCGAGGGTATGCGCCGATGCTTTGGAAACGGCCGGAGCGGACCGGATCGTGGCGATGGACCTGCACAGCCACCAGATTCAAGGCTTTTTCAAAAAGCCGGTCGATCATCTTTTCGCCCAGCCTGTTTTGTGCGAAGCGATTATGCGGATGAGCTTGTCCGATCTCGTCGTCGTGTCGCCGGATGCCGGTTTCGCCAAGCAAGCCCGCAAATTTGCGGACTATCTCGGAGCGCCGCTCGCCATCGGGGACAAGACCCGGAAGGAACATAACGAACGGGCCGAGCTGCTTGAGCTCATCGGCGATGTAGACGGGAAAACGGCTTTGATCGTCGACGATTTTTCCATATCGGGCGGAACGTTGATCGAAGTGGCGAACATGCTCCGGCAAAGAGGAGCCGTGAGAATTCTCGCCTGCCTGTCGCATCTGGTGCTGAGTGAAGCCGCCGTGAAGAAGCTGGACGCAAGCCCGATCGAAATCGTCATCGGCACCGATTCGGTGGAAAATCCCCACCTCGTCCATTCGGACAAAATCAAGGTGGTTTCCGTCGCTCCTCTCTTCGGAGAAGTGGTCAGCCGCATCCATATGAGGGAATCGGTAAGCCCGCTGTTTGACACCGTCCCGGAGAAGCTGATTATGCTTTAG